One Melospiza melodia melodia isolate bMelMel2 chromosome 29, bMelMel2.pri, whole genome shotgun sequence DNA segment encodes these proteins:
- the SC5D gene encoding lathosterol oxidase: protein MDLVLEAADRHLLTPYVYPAGWPEAEPCRQLLSLFVITNLGALALYLLFGTLSYYFIFDHELKKHPQFLENQVSREISYALRSLPWISVPTVALFFAEVRGYSKLYDNIEDSPYGWSGVFLSMLSFLFFTDMGIYWIHRGLHHKLFYKRFHKPHHLWKIATPFASHAFHPVDGFMQSLPYHIYPFLFPLHKVTYLGLYIFVNVWTISIHDGDYRVPRLLRHIINGSAHHTDHHLYFDYNYGQYFTLWDKIGGSYKSPTSFEGKGPHDYLRKLREKDPGVSNGIGASKKDLGASNDTVASKTE from the exons atggatctggtgcTGGAAGCCGCGGACCGGCACCTCCTGACGCCCTACGTGTACCCGGCGGGGTGGCCCGAGGCCGAGCCGTGCCGGCAGCTCCTCAGCCTCTTCGTCATCACCAACCTGGGCGCCCTCGCCCTCTACCTGCTCTTCGGCACCCTCAGCTACTACTTCATCTTCGACCACGAGCTCAAGAAACATCCCCAGTTCCTGGAG AACCAGGTGAGCCGGGAGATCTCCTACGCCCTGCGCTCCCTGCCCTGGATCAGTGTCCCCACCGTCGCCCTGTTCTTCGCCGAGGTGCGGGGCTACAGCAAACTCTACGACAACATCGAGGACTCCCCGTATG GCTGGTCTGGTGTCTTCCTCAGCATGctgtccttcctcttcttcactgacaTGGGCATCTACTGGATACACCGTGGTCTCCACCACAAGCTGTTCTATAAG cgCTTCCACAAGCCCCACCACCTGTGGAAGATCGCCACGCCCTTCGCCAGCCACGCCTTCCACCCGGTGGATGGCTTCATGCAGAGCCTGCCCTACCACATCTACCCCTTCCTGTTCCCCCTGCACAAAGTCACCTACCTGGGCCTCTACATCTTCGTCAACGTCTGGACCATCTCCATCCACGACGGCGATTACCGCGTGCCGCGGCTGCTGCGGCACATCATCAACGGCTCTGCCCACCACACCGACCACCACCTGTACTTCGACTACAACTATGGGCAGTACTTCACCCTCTGGGACAAGATTGGGGGTTCCTACAAGAGCCCCACATCCTTTGAGGGCAAAGGCCCCCACGATTATTTGCGCAAGCTCCGAGAGAAAGATCCGGGAGTGTCCAACGGCATCGGGGCCTCCAAGAAAGACCTGGGAGCATCCAACGACACCGTGGCCTCCAAGACTGAGTAG